The following DNA comes from Castanea sativa cultivar Marrone di Chiusa Pesio chromosome 10, ASM4071231v1.
AAAAGGGTCAAAAATCCATGTAGATCAATTGGCATCTACTAATGTTTTCAACATAAATATCTAATGTTGAAATCTCCACGTcctcaactatcaaattatttagaAATAAAGGGGACAAAAGGAGCATCATAAACCTCCCCAAGTATTGCAAATCAAATAGATAGGGATCATCACAAGTTTGGCAGGTTTGGGTGAAGGTTGCACCCATCATCTAATACTGTTCGGTTGAACATGTTTGACGGGATATTAATCACCCTTACAAATAGTGAGCAGTGTTAATGGAAGCTGtgagaataaaagaaaagccAGAAAGCATGTTTCAAACAAAGAATCCccagaaaataattttcagcAATACATACAAGTACTTTCAgaattcttctttttattttccactTGAATTTACATGTCAAAGCATACTAACATTTGCTTATTACAATCTGGAAGGCCAAGTACAATAAAGTCAAGGATTgtaattagttatttaatttaagaaaaaaaatctaccaaaatgatattctttatttttctaataaaacttattacttaaaataaataaaaaaatctaccaaaattGTCTACCCGCAAAATAAATTTCCAATACTCTCAGTTGAACCTTAActtttgttgagagagagaaagcgagtgatgtgagaaaaagaaaactatagGACATTACACCAAGAGCTGTATAGCTCAAAGGCATAGCCTGCTCTCCTTTATTAGGAGAACTAGATTCAAATCCCCCTTCCCATTGTTGCTATCGAATTAGAGCAAGAGATTACAGATATCACTTGCACTGCAAGATAAGTTAGTCCCTGGTAATTTCAAATTCAGCACCAATTGGTAGATGATCACTTGGGTGGCTGTAATTTGGTAATCCACCAACAACATCAAATGAGTCTAGTTCTGGAAGCTCCAGGAAACTGACTGGTTTTATGTTATCAGTAGgggaaaataatatataatcaaGAGTATTGGTGAAGTCCGGAGTGCAGTTTGTAAATGGTGGTTCTCCTCTCGTAAAAGCATAGACACTGCACAAGGGAATATGCATGTCCTCTAAACACTCCACAGCCGGTGCCAGTGGAGAGTTTCCTGAAATGAGGAATTGGTAAACCTGAAACAAGAAGAATGTTATAGCCATTTCAAGAACTTATGAGCTATAAACATTAACTCATCTCTATAAAAGCTTACAAACTAAGGTAAAACATTATATGAATCTGGCAACCAAACAAAGCCACTTGTAAACCACTTGGGTTTCTTTGACTACCAACTACCAAGTTTATTGGACAATTTGTCTGGCTAGCAGCAAAACCAACCAAGCTCAGCTTCTATTTCATGCTTAACTTTTGCTTCTTGATGCActtaaatgaaaaacaaatatattaattCAATTTAAACGTTAGATATATATCCAATCACTAAAGACttctctttttgtctttttctttttttgtgtaattatccctctaaaaagaaaatatataattttttggtgaaaaaatttatgaataaaatcATATACATTCATTGTGACTTTATGTACTTGAAATTATTGAATGTGAAACTCTGAAATTATTTGCTGTCTATGCAATTATGCTCATTACTTAAggattaattatattaattcttttttgtttgtctttattaatttctattttcttttataaattttgaaaatacttttgaaaaaattaattaaattttggtatcatttttttttataagtaacaaAGATTTTCTTATCAAGGCTgtcatattttattcatttattatatttatttgtattttagttAATCATTAAACTATTTATGACATCATCACATTCTGACATCCAGTGTAACCCTAGTTCCACCTTGAACCTCTTCATTCACTCGCCCCCCTTTTTAATttctgtttttaaaatattggtAATAAGAACCAACTGTTTGGACTTTGGACCAAAATCAAACTAAGGGAAAATCTAAACCAATACCAAAAaagtaaaactcaaaaaaaaaaaaaatcaaggaaaaatGTAGAAAACCAACTATAAGCTAAATAATAGGAAACTAGATAAATCAAGGGGTTGGAAATTCTGACAAACCTTATCCCCTGGGGTTGAATTGAAGTCACCAGCCACTACTACTGAAGGTGTACATTCAAGTCTTTTGGATATCAGTGTTCTAAACAAAGCTAAGCGTGATAAAAGATATTTAGCTTGAGCAAGCTCGACATCAGCCCATTCTGGATCCCTGCAGCAAAGCATCATAGTTACTTCAACTGATAAAATACAGAATATAACATACTTATGGAAGATTGAACCACTTTACCAGTAAAGGTGTGTGTTTGCCACAATAACAACATGGTCTGGAAGATCTTTGAGTTTGAATGCAGCCATAATCCCAACACAATCACGTTTTAGTCTCACATGAGGATCATTAGGATCTCCACGATCCTCTGGGGCCTTTTTCAATTCTAAACCTAGAAGAAGATCATTGATATTAGATGCCAGCATACCATGTCAAGTACTAAGAATGTAATCTGCAACCTACTGAAGTTCTAGGGTGAAACATGTCATCCAAAGAAAAGTAAAGATGAAAACCCTTGTGGGTTGTATCAtgaattttttaaggaaaagaatGTAAAGAATAAGACAAAATCTGCAGGGATTAGGGAAAGGAAATGAAAGAAATGAGTAGAGTTCAATTTGTTGTTTAGATGTTCATGATAAAAAGTTTAAGAAATCCATTATCCATTATATTGTTAATTAGTGGATAGGGAAAGGAAAGACCGAAagagtatatttttattttgccaTTATCTatcttaattttaattagaagcCATGTTGTGAGGGTGATGCAGGACAGCTTAGGCTTCACCATCTAAAACAGTCTTGTAATCCTTCCTTAAGCTTCACCAGAGAGTTGTTTGGAATCACCACCAAACAGAAACACAAATGTTcacaaatgaaattttattaatataataatattctaCATACAAATGAATCATCTGGGGCTTTCAGGAAGTAAATTAAGATAAACTCAAACTACTAATCCAAGAAAGTAGTCTAAACTAATCCAAATACATAAAGATAAATATAAAGATAGACTTAGGTAGTACAAGGTTAAGCTTATCTTAGGGgattttctttatctttatgtATTTTGATTAGTGCAAGACGTCAAAATAATATCTGCAACCCACACCATCAAATAATATCTGCAAGACGTCAGTGCCGCCAAGAGACACTGTTGCCAGCCTCTGACGCCACCACCGCCAAAGACATTGCCACACAAGGATTGCCGATCTCTCCACACCGTGACACGAGGTTTGGAGGTGTACCCAAGATCCGTTCCAGTCAACCCACAAGTACCGATTTGGTCGCCGAGAGTTGTCACCATCGAGACCCATGATCACTCCTCCAACGGACCTAGCAAATCTCTCAAAACTGCCCTCTGATGTCTTAGTTCAACTTCTAGTTTTTGTAGTTAAGGCCtttgttttcacttttcccATTTCagtcttcttttcttcttgatttattgtttaaaaaaaaaagaaaaaaagaatcaacAGCAGAAAAGATCCAGGCAGAGTCAAATGAGGAGCCCACATAGAATTCTTCAGCCAGGCAATTCATGTACATTGACGGCCAGGTTACTAAGACAGTCCAAACCATGGTGTGGaaccaaaaaaggaaattaggaaatttatttattatgtagtTGATGCGACATCAACCGCATTGATTGACATATCAGTTTGTAAGCtatttatagtaaaaattatattatttttagcacTTTCCGAGAAGATAAATTGAACCACTAACAAAGGGTGGCAAAGGGAGAAACCACCAGCCAAATGCTATTTACCAACAAAGTTCACTCAAACCTACAGGATTGACCAAGATGAACTTCATACATATCCTTTTGTCATTCGGAGCTAATTTGAACTGAGCTTTGAATCACCTTAAGGTAAAAAATTCTATCCTCCATGGTTACTTAGGAGAGGAAGTTTATATGAATATTCCTCCAGGTTTTAGGAGTCCCTCAACTCAAGGAAAGTTGAGCAGAATGAAGGAAGCATTGTACAGATTAAAGCAATCTCCTAGAGTTTGAGCGATTTACTCAGTTTATGTGGGGTTATGGATAGAAACGCATCAAAGTGATCACCCATATTTATAAAGCATTCACTTCAGGTTACAGCTCTTATTGTTTATGTTGATTATATAAATGTAACATGTGATGACCCTAAGGAagacaaaatattaaaagaatatTTAGCTACtgattttgaaataaatgaCCTGAGAGATTTGAAGTATTTTCTAGGTATCGAAGTAACAAGGTCCGAGCAAGGTATATTTATATCTTGCAGAATGTGTTTTTTTCATCTCCTATTAGAAATGGAAATGCTTGGCTGCAAGGATTGTGACGCCCCAACAGATGAATCATAGACTGGGTGAAGATTCAAGGGATGTACTAGCTGATACAGAGAAATAACAACGCCTAGTTGGAAGACTTACTTATTTGTCACACACTTGCCTAGATATTGCCTATTTTGTCAGTGTGGTCCACAAGAATCAATATAAATGTTTACCTAACTCTTCGGTATCTGAAATCATCTCTTAATAAAGGATTAATCTTATTTTAGTCTTGGTTACTTATCAGTTGAATCCTACACAAATGCACACTATGCTGGCTCCATTATTGACAGAAGATCTACCTCATGGTACTGTAACTTTGTTGGAGATAATTTGGTCACTTGGAGTAAGAAGCAGGCAATTGTAGCTAAATCCAGTGCAGAGGCAAAATTTCCAGCACTGGTTCACAGtatttatgagtttttatttatttatttatataagtgGTATATATGAGCCTCTTTGGGAGGAGATTATTGAAATAATTGGGGTTTTATACTCAAGAAATACTGCTCACAATCCTGTACAAGATGATAGGATCAAACGTATTAAGTTTGACAGACACTTAATCAAAGAAAAGCAGGGCAATGGCATCAATTGTACTCCATTTGCAAAAACTATGAACTAACTAGTAAATGTCTTAATCAAAGGAGTTTCAAGTAGAGCATTTCATACTATTTTAAGCCAGCAGGGCATGAGCAATATTTTTGCCTCAACTAGAGGGAGAGTGTtggaatacatttttttttataataaataagtaaaattttatcaacttaaaaGGGAAAAAGCACCATACAGTACACAGGTTGTATACTATAGGTGAATCAAAATCCAATAGAAGTATAGCAGAGTTTTGGAATACATAGTTTATACTAAATGTCTCTACTTGTCAGGGCATATctgtaatttatatattaattgcTACTTAAGAgcaataaaagtataaaacaagTGTTAGGGTTAATTAAGAAACCTCACACACAGCTTTTCCAAACCCAACATTCTTATTCTCCACTGTTGACaataaattaggaaaaaaaatctcctCAGGCAACTTCCTCAAGCCACACATGATTTCAAGATTTCTTTGGCATTTGAGTTTGCTTTTCTCAGAGATTTTTGTGACCCTCTCTTGATACTAACAAGAAGACATTGCAATGTaccacaccttttttttttcttatgttagCCAGACAAAAGTGAACCGTGAATAACTTTGGCTCCAATAAGGGAAAATgtcaaaaaacagaaaagacgCTTGctcaaattattaacaaaaggAAACTTGATAtataaaaggacaaaaaaattaccattttCTGGTTCAGGTCTTATATTTCCACTAGTTGGCACATCATATTTGTCATCACCTAAAATCTGTCCATCTTGAATTGAATTTACCAGATCATTGTATTCTATTTTCTCCTCTAAAAGCAACTCTGCACTGAATCAAAAGCAAGAATGAAGTTTAAGAAGATTTACAACTAAGATAAATTGGTACTAATATTATGAGCATATGACTTTGTGAAGTTGTAGAACGATCAGTGATTAATACTTTTTGCAAAGTTACCATCTCGTTGTTGGATTGAGGTCCCAAGTCATTTTGCCAAGAAAAAGTTCATTTTATTATCTGAAAGTTCACCTTTTTAGGAGGGCAGGATTTTCCAAGAcaatataaaaatgtaatttcaaatgagtttacaagtttttgaaaaaacttgAGAAACTTCTTCAACTTTCACATGCTTTTTAGAGTGGACAGATATGAAGCATGGACGCTCCAAAATCCATGGCATGTGCCAGATATGGACACACCAAGACACTCTTGCATGCGTATCCTTAGTGTGACAGGAGaaaatttatatcttattttacttatggttttaaagattttaattgattattttgaaattttaaaataaacatagaATGTACCTAAAGatgtatattaattaattgttgtATTCCACCGCTCATTtcctaatttttcaagaattttcaTGTCATCATGTCCTGTTTCTGTGCTTCTTGGGTGGACAAACATACATGTTTGTGTTTGAAACTCCTTTCTTTCACTCATGTTCTGACGAAGAGTTAAAAAGGCCTTTAAGGCCCTTTGCCACTGATGTTATTAAGCCAAGGCCATTCACACATTCGGTAATGGTTAGGCAGCTTCCTTTTCAATTTACTATTATTGATTCAGGTTGAAAGCAGTATGACGCATAAAGGCATTGAGAAGAGACTAGATACTTGTTTCACATGCCCAGTGAAGAAATCTAGCCACTAAAATTTGCAGGGATTAAGGCTTTGTTTGATTACACAACCATTGTGTGCCATTGACAACCTAAAATTGTGTCATTTGggagtaaatattttttttctctctgtttccatttccttttccttttttatctttttctgttcttttgttctctcttttctctccttcaATGCCACCCCTTCTCTCTCAGCCACCTAGAACCCAAAAGGCCTATATCACAATTCCCAAATCAAGCCCTATAACAGCAACACTATTATCACCCAAAATCACCACAACCAAAGCAAATCCATTTCCCTACACCTTCACTTTTTTGAGCACACAAAACACATTCAACATCTGTTCAgggctattttttttaacaaacatcATGTGGCAAGATCCCATCGGAGGAGACTTACCCAGTCAGCCCAAAAAAGTACCAAGGCATGTGTAAGCACATGAACCCAATAAAACCACGCTACACGGGTTTGCCTAACAAATCTCAAATCATCACTACATGGCATGGGCTTAAGGTCTATCACAGCACAATCGGCCCAAAGACTTATCCTCATCACTACACAGCATGGACCACTAAGCCCAAAAAAGTTCCTCAACAAACTGGGCCTAAAAGGCCCAAAGAAGCCCACTCCACATGGGCTAAGAAGAGGGCACCTGGCCACCTATTTGCTAGGTAAGGCTTGGTCCACTCCAAAGTGATAGCCCATAAACAAAATTGGCTCAACGCATCCCAAGAAGAGGGAATAATATAGCAACTACTGGGAGACTAAACAACTGTTGGACAGACAGAACCAGATGGACAGCTGGacaatttaaactaaaactCTAAAAGACAAAATGTCAAGATAAAGTAACAACAGTACACACCAGGAGcaatttaaaaacctttttgcAGCATACTATCAACTAACACGCGATTTGACACCTTGACAGAGAGAATGTAGGAAtggaaaaaaggaaaggaagttCCCTTCCTCTTGTTTGAAATTTCGGTCAAAACTTGAGAAAGCCATGACTGAAACTCCAAAAGAGGGGGGAGAGAGCCACTACATTTCTTCCTCCCTTGACCACCTCTCTCCATCACGAAAATGGATAATACTCAGTTCATGAACCAAGCACATGAATCACGGGAGGGAAAACTTAGAAAATCATGATTTGGAGATCATGAGGGTATGTTTATTTAGTGATTCAACAGCTTCGAGAAGCATGCAACTTGGCATGTCCCCTCCTACCACATTGGTCTTTGAAAAACCTGTGTACACTGTAGAGCAAGCAAACTCTAACATGCATTATTCACCATTGACATTGCTTAAGATAATGGGACCTTCCTTACCCTTAACATAAAAACCTGATTTAATGCTTAATTAATGCAAGCCATTCACTGTCCAGCCTTTTGAATGACTTGCACTGATTAGGAAAGGGGGCCAGATGAACAGAGGAGAAACAAGACTTGCCATTCTTGTCTTAGGAATATAGGAAGAGTGGTCAAAGGACCAGCTCTCCTATCTCTGTTATCCTTCACCAACTCACTCCCAAAAATTCTATTAAAACATAGAGCATTCATCAATATTACACGCTACCTCATATGACAACAAGTTCTTCTAACCAAAAATACCTTTTAGTTAATATACACCCGTTCCCACAACAGAGCCTTCATTATAAACAGATCCTTCCGTACCGCCACTCAAGTACCCACACATAGCCTAAACCAAACACAATGATACTTCACCATGAGGATTATCATCTAAGCGTGCTTTGTGTATAGGAGTTTGTTTGAAGCCTTGCTATGCGTGGGTGGACAcactttctcttcctttcaaGCTATACTAAGTTTTACCTCTCTTCTCATATGATTTTAATGGAAGaaatcatataatatttttgcTTGACCATGGATGGATAAGTTGTATTTATTACTACAGTGTTTGTTTCATTTATTGACTACATGCTAGAATAAGTAATGTATTGGTTGCCAAAGTTGCTTTGAATCATTTACTGATGGATTTCCTAACTACGACTTATGGCTAGATGTTTTATGCATATTGACATTCAGTTATATTCAATTTGTGTTAATTTATTGCTACACGGAAATTGTAAGAAGATTTTTGCATTTATAGAGGAAGCAATATtctagagaaagagagggaattCACACCTCAATCTAAACtcaaatatgaaattataaCGTTCTATTAACAAGCTATTTTACAATCCGTGTACATGGATATCTATAGCCCAGGAGTTAGTTATTGATGATAACATCATCCTGATTAACTAACATTTATCACATGTTAGAATACAATTCTAACATATTAATCACAGGCTAGATTTAACTTCCAAAAATCTGGCCCGTGCATGTGCCTTTAACGAGTTTTCcctctaattttcaaaaactacAACAAACTTGGCACATGTAGATTTAGCTACAATAACAATACGACATTGTGAAATTCAACCCTTAGGCTTGGCTGGCCTTGTGCCACATCACTCCTCTGTACCACGTCACCATgtcacatcatcatcatctgagTAATGCATTAGAATCCAGCATAAATATTGGAGTCAGTAGTTGTGCAGCTCTAATGTGTAAAATCTCACTCCTCCAAACTTTAGGTTGGCTCTTAGTGGGCTAAGGAACACTCTAGTAGTCACTGACCATTTTCTCGGATTGGTAATGAGTCCCAGGTTGGGTCTCCAACATAAACTGACACGTGTCTTTGATTTAAAAAACCCCTCAACAACCCCTCAACACTCTGGTAGTCACTTGCTACCCCCACTAGAAAAACCACCATGCCATCTTGCTAATACTACAGCAATTCACACATGCAAATGCCCTAGCCCatccataaaagaaaaaaaaaaaaaacccatcaatgCCTACACAAAATTCCACTAACTCGCACAACAATCCAATCAGGACCCATTCCACATGGCCATTGCAAAACCATACATGCATGCGGCTTTGCCATGAACCGCCATGAACTTCACCATTCACAACAAAAGCATATAGCCCAATGCTACCATAAAGCTACCAAAACCCTAGGCAAGCCAACACCCACTATGCACATGCAGCCACCATGACCAAGAAGCCTCAAACCAAACCCCACATCCATCATTCAAAACCGCCTACACTGCCAAACAACACCAAAACCCATccttcaaaaccaaaaaacccATGCGAAACCCAGACCAACAAAAACCATCACTAATTCAAAGGCCCACGCTAAAACAATTTCCCGACATTCAAACTCACATGGCCAAGCCATACCCACGTGAATTCTATATTAGTTGATCAGCCACCAAACATTAAGGGATGGAGTGAGTGATTTTGGTTTCAGAACTGAAACTTTGAGGTTTATTTACTAATGTTTGTAGCAAGAAATTGTGGAATGGAAGTTATAATCTTCAGGTTTGTGcaatgaaagagaagaagaaaagaaataagagagaggaaaagcaaaaaaaaaaaaaaaaaaaaaaggagagaagaaaaCAGAATGAAACAGAATAGTAAAAGGAGGTGATGGAGAGATACAGCTGGAGGTAGGTTGTTAAAGGAGAGAATAGTTGGTCAACAATGAGGAAGGAAGAAGACAGTTGAAAGGTAGCAAAGACAGTAGAGGGAAAATTTTGAAGGaaagaggggggaaaaaaagactATCTCCCAAATAGCAGCATTTTATACACTTTACAACAAAAATGTAAAGGAAATTGACAGGAAGAATGGATTGCCCAGGTTTGCCAATGTgggggaccaaattgactattCATGTAGAGTTCAAGGACTTAATCATAATTTAGCCTATTTTATTCTATGTTTTTTTCGGTTTTTTCTAGATTCAAtggtaattttgtaattttgtgattaTTTAAGTGTCAGTTGTGGGTCATAATTGTGGGctttgagttttattttattataaggTAAGTATTATTAGTTTTTAAGGGCTTTTATGTGTGGGttttattcaaattcaaatggAGTATCTTTATTATTCAAAGTAGGAGTTCCAGCTTTACTAGGAAAAGTGTCACtgtaatataacatatatatatatatatatatatatatatatagagagagagagagagagagagagagagagagagagagggttgattaatttaagagatttttttttttttttttttgagaaagagactgggtatttttaattgttaatattgaggCACGTTAACCTTAGTGTGTTCCTTTCATCTTTACAAGTCTCTTTTCTATTTCCTTTGGCATTCTGTCACTATTCATGTGTACTGTTCATGTGTCTGCCCACATGTACTGCTCACATGTATTGTTCACGACAAATCACATTAACTGTTCATAGCTTTTGGACAAGTTCGATATCAATTTCTTCTCACCTCTATTGCAACCCTAAACGTCCTAGTTCCCATATCCTAATCCTTCTTTCTAAAGTTCTAAACACTAAGTATAAATCCTCCTAACCTTAAGCCTACCACAAGCACATGTAAACAGGCTCCCCAATGAAAACAGGTGGTGATGCCAAACACCCTTAGGTGGTGATGCCGAAGGTTTGCAGGTAGGTTCTAGGTGGTGAAGCTTAGAATTTGTTTGGTTTATCCCTTTGTTATCCTTATTTTCCTACACTGTTCTACATCATTATCTATAATAGAAAATCCCCTAAATGTTTGCCTTTTCAAAAGCTTGTCACATTAGAAATAATACAATGGAATCCTGTATTTCATGTGAAACCTACAGGCTAGTCTAaagaatgaaataaagaaaagaaacaaaaaagaaaactgagAAGGTTGTTTTCTACACCATGAACAGAATCATGAAGTGAAAACTACCACTAGAAACCAAAAGTACATcaatatgtaaaatttttataaaggaTTCAGAAAGCTTCTGAAGTGAAGACTAATTGATCTAAAAGAAGTACCTATATAGTAAAAtgcctataaaaataaaaaggtatcAAAATAGTAAAATACCACTATCAAACAGAAAAAGGGTGGGTTAGAATTGGATGATAATGAGTAGAAAAAGATCAGACTTCATGAGATGAGCCTAATTAAATTGGATGGGATCGCAGATGAATTGctaaaaaatgagaagaatgTAGCTAGAATCAAGACCAACATGAGCATAAAAGAGTGAAAGATATATTGAAGATTGTAGGCGGCAATGCAATTTTCGGAAGAcagaaaaattagagagaacaGAACCTCCAGGAGGAAGAAAGATAATCACAAAGTTGCAGAACAGTCTTCTACAATAGAGTAATACATGCAACTATCAACTTAAGTTTTGTAATTATAGATTTCTGCTTCCATTGCAGACTGAAATAGTCTATGTTTTTTTTGTGAACTACAAAGTTTCTAGTAATCACAACTGCCAATTGATATCACTACCAGTTTTAGAGAACTTGAGCTTCAGTTTGGACAGTTTTTTTCTATTAagcttagcaatatatatacacacacacaacgtagagcttttgttaaattttgatGGTGGGATAGAAGTTCTTAACTTAGTATGCAATATTTAAATCTGATTTAACtttattggaattttttttttgaagagaactTTATTGGAATTTAGTTTCATGGGAATAGTTATAATAATCCAAGGCTATAGTTGTCTTGATTTAGAAGGTATAGtatctttttgaaaatatttcaagTCTGAACAGATTAGTATTCTTTCAAAGGGATTACAATGCAAAGAGTGGCCTTCAAATAGTAAATTTGAATTTCTCTTATAATCCAGCTAAGATTAtaagagaaaatgaataaaaaacaatttttagttttatttttatgtagcGATGGACAACGTTTCAATAAGGGT
Coding sequences within:
- the LOC142613507 gene encoding carbon catabolite repressor protein 4 homolog 4-like, producing the protein MTWDLNPTTRCAELLLEEKIEYNDLVNSIQDGQILGDDKYDVPTSGNIRPEPENGLELKKAPEDRGDPNDPHVRLKRDCVGIMAAFKLKDLPDHVVIVANTHLYWDPEWADVELAQAKYLLSRLALFRTLISKRLECTPSVVVAGDFNSTPGDKVYQFLISGNSPLAPAVECLEDMHIPLCSVYAFTRGEPPFTNCTPDFTNTLDYILFSPTDNIKPVSFLELPELDSFDVVGGLPNYSHPSDHLPIGAEFEITRD